One window of Nocardia sp. NBC_00508 genomic DNA carries:
- a CDS encoding S1C family serine protease, whose product MDAYSRTVIAVAASVTPHVASVRTRRGHGSAVVFTDDGFLLTNAHVIGVARVGEVVFADGVESRFEVVGIDPLSDLAVLRARGGAPDAVTLGDADHLVVGQLVVAVGNPLGLAGSVTAGVVSALGRAVPVASRRAGRVIEDVIQTDAALNPGNSGGALSDSASRVVGINTAVAGIGLGLAIPINATTRRIIDTLHREGRVRRAYLGLVGVPAPLPEPVAQRTGQPAGVRIVEVVRGGPADQAGLRRGDLVLSVARSEVRDAQGIQRQLFAEAIGVELPVTVLRNGAMVDVIAVPVELAAD is encoded by the coding sequence ATGGACGCCTACTCCCGCACGGTGATCGCGGTGGCGGCGTCGGTGACGCCGCACGTGGCCAGCGTTCGGACCAGGCGGGGGCATGGATCGGCGGTGGTGTTCACCGACGACGGGTTTCTGCTGACCAATGCGCACGTCATCGGAGTGGCTCGCGTAGGCGAGGTGGTTTTCGCCGACGGGGTGGAATCCCGGTTCGAGGTGGTCGGCATCGATCCGCTGTCGGATCTGGCCGTGTTGCGCGCACGTGGCGGCGCGCCGGACGCGGTGACGCTCGGGGACGCCGATCATCTGGTGGTCGGCCAGCTGGTGGTGGCGGTCGGTAACCCGCTCGGCCTGGCCGGTTCGGTCACCGCCGGGGTGGTGAGCGCGCTCGGGCGCGCGGTCCCGGTCGCCTCGCGCCGCGCCGGGCGGGTGATCGAGGACGTCATCCAGACCGACGCCGCGCTCAACCCCGGCAATTCCGGTGGCGCCCTCTCGGATTCGGCGAGCCGGGTGGTCGGGATCAACACCGCGGTCGCCGGAATAGGCCTCGGCCTCGCCATTCCGATCAACGCGACGACGCGCCGGATCATCGACACGCTGCACCGTGAGGGGCGGGTCCGGCGCGCCTACCTCGGACTGGTCGGCGTGCCCGCGCCGTTGCCCGAGCCGGTCGCGCAGCGCACCGGCCAACCCGCTGGTGTGCGCATCGTCGAGGTGGTCCGCGGCGGTCCTGCCGACCAGGCCGGACTGCGCCGCGGCGATCTGGTGCTCAGCGTGGCGCGCTCGGAAGTGCGTGACGCGCAGGGCATCCAACGGCAGCTGTTCGCGGAGGCGATCGGCGTAGAGCTGCCCGTGACGGTTTTGCGCAACGGGGCCATGGTGGACGTGATCGCGGTCCCGGTGGAACTGGCCGCCGACTGA
- a CDS encoding nuclear transport factor 2 family protein codes for MSRYQEAVDRYFAAWNAVDEEARLKAVAAAWTEDGAYTDPLADVSGHDQLASAIAGVHAQFPGFEFRPLGPVDGHHDIARFSWELVSLADGSAPVAGSDVITLAADDRITSVQGFLDRLPSA; via the coding sequence ATGTCGCGCTACCAGGAAGCGGTCGATCGGTACTTCGCCGCATGGAACGCCGTCGACGAGGAAGCGAGGCTGAAGGCGGTCGCCGCCGCTTGGACCGAAGACGGCGCCTACACCGACCCGCTCGCCGACGTCAGCGGGCACGACCAACTGGCGTCGGCCATCGCGGGAGTGCACGCGCAATTCCCCGGCTTCGAGTTCCGCCCGCTCGGCCCGGTCGACGGGCACCACGACATCGCACGCTTCTCGTGGGAACTGGTCTCGCTCGCCGACGGCAGCGCACCCGTCGCGGGCTCCGACGTGATCACCCTCGCCGCGGACGACCGGATCACGAGCGTGCAGGGGTTCCTCGACCGGCTGCCCTCGGCGTAA
- a CDS encoding phosphotransferase: MPRLCGTFGAPSYSPARDYRPAPQPSQTKRRTASRPGAAACGRVPAASTFGELQPVWFHGDIAPGNLLVSGRESTSVIDSGTSGVGDPTCDLILAVIADSRRTFRRGRPGRTALVRGRTAWHRAQLSTH, translated from the coding sequence ATCCCCCGACTCTGTGGAACTTTCGGCGCACCCAGCTACTCACCCGCCCGAGATTACCGACCAGCGCCCCAGCCTTCGCAAACGAAGCGGCGCACAGCGAGCAGACCCGGCGCCGCCGCCTGCGGGCGCGTACCGGCCGCATCCACATTCGGCGAGCTACAACCGGTCTGGTTCCATGGTGATATCGCTCCCGGCAACCTCCTGGTCTCCGGTCGAGAGTCGACGTCGGTCATCGATTCCGGGACTTCCGGTGTCGGCGATCCCACCTGCGATCTCATACTCGCAGTTATCGCGGACAGCCGCAGAACGTTCCGCCGTGGTCGGCCAGGACGGACGGCACTTGTGCGCGGGCGCACGGCTTGGCATCGAGCGCAGCTGTCGACCCACTAG
- a CDS encoding CorA family divalent cation transporter, with protein sequence MTTLLDAVTADHFDTEVLQQHWIPLAKDDTDTAAVLRERLGVDFATARDRVRETDDFLYIPVVANYKRGETIERETIVFALGNEFLVTLQPSEHFGPFDKAVAKMRRNPALTGSAQGVMFALLWALNETSERVIDYASEALAAVHDEIETAIDGHQRSRVTGVADPRLTLSRMNAAEQIVSRVQESQLRLAHAARHLSPPAGHRELDGLIGILIADIDAVQQHAGIQHDKVRYLQQSVLTWSQVKQHQILRVVTMITAVFLPPTLTATLYTWIPDVQWQYGLPAATLTTVLAAVLPPAYIKKKGWLR encoded by the coding sequence ATGACCACACTTCTCGACGCCGTGACCGCGGACCACTTCGATACCGAAGTGCTTCAGCAGCACTGGATTCCCCTCGCGAAGGACGACACCGACACCGCGGCCGTGCTGCGGGAACGGCTCGGTGTCGACTTCGCCACCGCGCGCGACCGGGTCCGGGAGACCGACGACTTTCTCTATATCCCGGTCGTCGCCAACTACAAGCGCGGCGAGACGATCGAACGCGAGACGATCGTTTTCGCCCTCGGTAATGAGTTTCTCGTGACGCTGCAACCGTCCGAGCATTTCGGCCCGTTCGACAAGGCGGTCGCGAAGATGCGCCGCAACCCGGCGCTCACCGGCTCCGCCCAGGGGGTGATGTTCGCGCTGCTGTGGGCGCTGAACGAGACGTCGGAGCGGGTGATCGACTATGCGAGCGAGGCTTTGGCGGCGGTGCACGACGAGATCGAGACGGCGATCGACGGGCACCAGCGCAGCCGCGTGACCGGAGTCGCTGACCCACGCCTCACGCTATCGCGGATGAACGCGGCCGAACAGATCGTCTCCCGCGTCCAGGAGAGCCAGCTGCGACTGGCCCACGCCGCACGGCACCTGAGCCCTCCGGCCGGACATCGCGAGCTGGACGGGCTGATCGGTATCTTGATCGCGGACATCGACGCGGTGCAGCAGCACGCGGGCATCCAGCACGACAAGGTCCGTTATCTCCAGCAATCCGTGCTGACGTGGTCGCAGGTGAAGCAGCACCAGATCCTCAGGGTAGTCACCATGATCACCGCGGTCTTCTTGCCGCCCACGCTGACCGCCACCCTCTACACCTGGATCCCCGACGTGCAGTGGCAGTACGGGCTCCCGGCCGCCACGCTGACGACCGTGCTGGCCGCGGTGCTTCCGCCGGCCTACATCAAGAAGAAGGGCTGGCTGCGCTGA